From the genome of Bubalus bubalis isolate 160015118507 breed Murrah chromosome 2, NDDB_SH_1, whole genome shotgun sequence, one region includes:
- the LOC102399010 gene encoding glutathione S-transferase A2 isoform X1: MAGKPKLHYFNGRGRMECIRWLLAAAGVEFEEKFIEQPEDLDKLRNDGSLMFQQVPMVEIDGIKLVQTRAILNYVATKYNLYGKDMKERALIDMYSEGVADLGEMIMLLPLCPPDQKDAKVAQIKERTTNRYFPAFEKVLKNHGQDYFVGNKLSKADIHLVELLYYVEELDPSLLANFPLLKGLKARVSSLPAVKKFLQPGSQRKPPMDEKNLEETKRIFRIK, encoded by the exons ATGGCGGGGAAACCCAAGTTACACTACTTCAATGGACGTGGCAGAATGGAGTGCATTCGGTGGCTCCTGGCTGCAGCCGGAGTGGAG tttgaaGAGAAATTTATAGAACAACCAGAAGACCTGGATAAGCTAAGAAACG atGGGAGTTTGATGTTCCAGCAAGTGCCGATGGTTGAAATTGATGGGATAAAGCTGGTGCAGACCAGAGCCATTCTCAACTACGTTGCCACCAAATACAACCTCTATGGGAAAGACATGAAGGAGAGAGCCCT gaTTGATATGTACTCAGAGGGTGTGGCAGATTTGGGTGAAATGATCATGCTTTTGCCACTATGCCCACCTGATCAAAAAGATGCTAAAGTAGCTCAGATCAAAGAGAGAACAACAAACCGTTATTTCCCTGCATTTGAAAAA GTGCTGAAGAATCACGGACAAGATTATTTTGTGGGCAACAAGCTGAGCAAGGCTGACATCCACCTGGTTGAACTTCTCTACTATGTGGAAGAGCTGGACCCTAGCCTTTTGGCCAACTTCCCTCTGCTGAAG GGCCTGAAAGCCAGAGTCAGCAGTCTCCCGGCTGTGAAGAAGTTTCTGCAGCCTGGCAGCCAGAGGAAGCCTCCCATGGATGAGAAAAATTTGGAAGAAACAAAGAGGATTTTCAGGATTAAATAA
- the LOC102399010 gene encoding glutathione S-transferase A2 isoform X2, with protein sequence MECIRWLLAAAGVEFEEKFIEQPEDLDKLRNDGSLMFQQVPMVEIDGIKLVQTRAILNYVATKYNLYGKDMKERALIDMYSEGVADLGEMIMLLPLCPPDQKDAKVAQIKERTTNRYFPAFEKVLKNHGQDYFVGNKLSKADIHLVELLYYVEELDPSLLANFPLLKGLKARVSSLPAVKKFLQPGSQRKPPMDEKNLEETKRIFRIK encoded by the exons tttgaaGAGAAATTTATAGAACAACCAGAAGACCTGGATAAGCTAAGAAACG atGGGAGTTTGATGTTCCAGCAAGTGCCGATGGTTGAAATTGATGGGATAAAGCTGGTGCAGACCAGAGCCATTCTCAACTACGTTGCCACCAAATACAACCTCTATGGGAAAGACATGAAGGAGAGAGCCCT gaTTGATATGTACTCAGAGGGTGTGGCAGATTTGGGTGAAATGATCATGCTTTTGCCACTATGCCCACCTGATCAAAAAGATGCTAAAGTAGCTCAGATCAAAGAGAGAACAACAAACCGTTATTTCCCTGCATTTGAAAAA GTGCTGAAGAATCACGGACAAGATTATTTTGTGGGCAACAAGCTGAGCAAGGCTGACATCCACCTGGTTGAACTTCTCTACTATGTGGAAGAGCTGGACCCTAGCCTTTTGGCCAACTTCCCTCTGCTGAAG GGCCTGAAAGCCAGAGTCAGCAGTCTCCCGGCTGTGAAGAAGTTTCTGCAGCCTGGCAGCCAGAGGAAGCCTCCCATGGATGAGAAAAATTTGGAAGAAACAAAGAGGATTTTCAGGATTAAATAA